One window from the genome of Choloepus didactylus isolate mChoDid1 chromosome 2, mChoDid1.pri, whole genome shotgun sequence encodes:
- the DENND4B gene encoding DENN domain-containing protein 4B isoform X3, protein MEADAVSEGGAMAEERPPRLVDYFVVAGLAGDGAPIPEETWVPEPSGPLRPPRPAEPITDVAVIARALGEEVPQGYTCIQTSAGGHPLELSAGLLGGTQPAICYRRGRDKPPLVELGVLYEGKERPKPGFQVLDTTPYSHSANLAPPGPGHPRTYLTYRRAAEGAGLHALGITDLCLVLPSKGEGTPHTYCCLPRNLNPGMWGPAVYLCYKVGLAKANTLVYEAELLGRYPEEDNETFPLPESVPIFCLPMGATVECWPAQTKYPVPIFSTFVLTGAAGDKVYGAALQFYEAFPRARLSERQAQALGLLSAVERGRALGGRAVRSRRAIAVLSRWPAFPAFRAFLTFLYRYSVSGPHRLPLEAHISHFIHNVPFPSPQRPRILVQMSPYDNLLLCQPVSSPLPLSGASFLQLLQSLGPELAVTLLLAVLTEHKLLVHSLRPDLLTSVCEALVSMTFPLHWQCPYIPLCPLVLADVLSAPVPFIVGIHSSYFDLHNPPTDVICVDLDTNALFQTEEKKSLSPRTLPRRPYKVLLTTLTNLYQQLDQTYTGPEEEASLEFLLTDYEAVCGRRARLEREVQGAFLRFMACLLKGYRDFLRPLTQAPSEGSRDVDNLFFLQGFLKSRERSSHKLYSQLLHTQMFSQFIEECSFGSARHAALEFFDSCVDKVHPEQEKPELTSLVELEELSGSELTVFITPPEEPLVSEGSESTLLYCYDGFPELRAELFESPQEQTGALPVPGPSRSAPSSPAPRRTKQEMKVAQLMAQKSAAMPELWGRCLLGHCYGLWFLCLPAYVRSAPSRVRALHTAYHVLRQMENRKVVLPDEVCYRVLMQLCSHYGQPVLSVRVMLEMRRAGIVPNTITYGYYNKAVLESKWPSGTPGGRLRWAKLRNVVLGAAQFRQPLREQRQQQQRQQQQPPIPVAGSSQTEPHLERPSPTRPLHRQTTWAGRSLRDPASPMGRLVKSGSLGSARGAQPTVEASVAHMIEALGVLEPPGSPVPWHDGSLSDLSLTGEEPAPGGSPGDSGSALSAQSTETLEGLSGRVPKAGGRQDEAGTPRRGLGARLQQLLTPSRRSPASRVPPPELPPDLPPPARRSPMDSLLRPRERPGSTASESSASLGSEWDLSESSLSSLSLCRSSERLSDTPGSFQPPSLEILLSSCSLCRACDSLVYDEEIMAGWAPDDSNLNTTCPFCACPFVPLLSVQTLDSRPSAPSPKLAPAGANGSKDAPVPGGPGPVLSDRRFCLALDEPQLCNGHVEGASRRVEGGEWAYLSPLVLRKELESLVENEGSEVLALPELPAAHPIIFWNLLWYFQRLRLPSILPGLVLASRDGASPPQAPSPWLTSDPASVQVRLLWDVLTPDPNSCPPLYALWRVHSQIPQRVVWPGPAPASLSLALLESVLRHVGLHEVHKAVGLLLDTLGPPPTGLHLQRGIYREILFLTMAALGKDRVDIVAFDKKYKSAFNKLASSMGKEELRQRRAQMPTPKAIDCRKCFGAPLEC, encoded by the exons ATGGAGGCAG ATGCAGTGAGTGAGGGGGGGGCCATGGCGGAGGAGCGCCCCCCCCGACTGGTGGATTACTTCGTGGTAGCTGGGCTTGCAGGGGACGGAGCACCCATCCCTGAGGAAACATGGGTTCCTGAACCCAGTGGGCCCCTGCGCCCTCCCCGGCCAGCTGAACCCATCACAGATGTGGCCGTCATCGCTAGGGCACTGGGCGAGGAGGTGCCCCAGGGCTACACATGCATCCAGACTTCTGCTGGGGGTCACCCTTTGGAACTCAGTGCTGGGCTCCTGGGTGGAACTCAACCCGCCATCTGCTACCGCAGGGGCCGTGACAAGCCCCCCCTCGTTGAGCTGGG GGTGTTGTATGAGGGGAAGGAACGGCCCAAGCCTGGTTTCCAAGTGCTAGACACTACACCCTACAGCCATTCAGCCAACCTGGCCCCTCCAGGCCCTGGGCACCCCCGCACCTACCTCACTTACCGACGGGCAGCGGAGGGGGCAGGACTGCATGCCCTGGGCATCACTGACCTCTGCTTGGTCCTGCCCAGCAAGGGCGAGGGCACGCCTCACACTTACTGCTGCCTGCCCCGCAACCTCAACCCTGGCATG TGGGGCCCAGCAGTGTACCTGTGCTACAAGGTGGGCCTGGCCAAGGCCAACACACTGGTGTATGAAGCAG AGCTGCTGGGCCGCTACCCGGAGGAGGACAATGAGACGTTCCCACTGCCTGAGTCAGTGCCCATCTTCTGCTTGCCCATGGGAGCTACTGTCGAGTGCTGGCCTGCCCAGACCAAGTACCCTGTGCCCATCTTCTCCACCTTTGTGCTCACGGGTGCAGCTGGTGATAAG GTCTACGGTGCCGCCCTGCAATTCTACGAGGCGTTCCCGAGGGCCAGGCTGTCGGAGCGGCAAGCACAGGCCCTGGGCCTGCTGAGTGCCGTGGAGCGGGGCCGGGCACTGGGGGGCCGTGCAGTGCGCAGCCGCCGCGCCATTGCTGTGCTGTCCCGCTGGCCTGCCTTCCCTGCCTTCCGCGCCTTCCTCACCTTCCTTTACCGCTACTCTGTCTCAGGTCCCCATCGCCTGCCCTTGGAAGC gcacatctcccacttcattcacaacgtccccttcccttccccacagAGACCCCGCATCCTAGTGCAG ATGTCTCCCTATGACAACCTACTCCTTTGTCAACCTGTGTCCTCACCCTTGCCCCTCAG TGGCGCCAGCTTCCTGCAGCTGCTGCAGAGCCTGGGCCCTGAGCTGGCTGTCACACTGCTGCTGGCTGTGCTCACAGAGCACAAACTACTAGTCCACTCGCTGCGGCCAGATCTGCTCACCAGCGTCTGCGAGGCCCTTGTCTCT ATGACCTTCCCGCTGCACTGGCAGTGCCCCTACATTCCGCTGTGCCCGCTGGTGCTGGCCGATGTGCTGAGCGCCCCTGTGCCCTTCATAGTGGGCATCCACTCCAGCTACTTCGATCTGCACAACCCGCCTACTGACGTCATCTGTGTTGATCTGGATACCAATGCACTCTTCCA AACTGAGGAAAAGAAGTCCCTCTCCCCTCGGACCCTGCCCCGCAGACCCTACAAGGTTCTGCTGACCACGCTGACAAACCTGTACCAGCAGCTGGACCAGA CATACACTGGACCTGAGGAGGAGGCCTCCCTGGAATTCCTGCTGACAGACTATGAGGCAGTGTGTGGCCGCCGGGCCCGGCTGGAGCGCGAAGTACAGGGCGCCTTCCTCCGCTTCATGGCCTGTCTGCTCAAGGGCTACCGGGACTTCCTGCGCCCACTCACCCAGGCCCCCTCTGAAGGGTCTCGCGATGTTGACAACCTCTTTTTCCTGCAGG GCTTCCTCAAATCCCGGGAACGCTCCAGTCACAAGCTGTACTCCCAGCTGCTGCATACGCAGATGTTCTCACAGTTCATTGAAGAATGCTCTTTTGGCTCTGCTCGGCATGCTGCCCTCGAATTCTTCGACTCTTGCGTTGACAAG GTCCACCCAGAGCAGGAGAAGCCTGAACTGACATCCTTGGTGGAGCTGGAGGAGCTGTCGGGAAGTGAGCTCACTGTCTTTATCACACCTCCTGAGGAGCCTCTGGTGTCGGAGGGTAGTGAATCTACTCTCCTGTACTG CTATGATGGGTTCCCGGAGCTACGGGCTGAGCTGTTTGAGTCTCCTCAAGAGCAAACTGGGGCCCTGCCTGTGCCGGGCCCATCCCGTAGTGCCCCCAGCAGTCCTGCCCCTCGTCGTACCAAACAG GAAATGAAGGTTGCACAGCTGATGGCACAGAAGTCAGCTGCCATGCCTGAGCTGTGGGGCCGGTGCCTACTAGGGCACTGTTATGGGCTGTGGTTCCTGTGTCTGCCTGCCTACGTGCGGTCGGCGCCCTCCCGGGTGCGGGCACTACACACAGCCTACCATGTGCTGCGCCAGATGGAGAACCGCAAGGTGGTGCTCCCTGATGAG GTGTGTTACCGTGTGCTGATGCAGCTCTGCTCACACTATGGGCAGCCAGTGCTCTCTGTGCGGGTCATGCTGGAGATGCGGAGGGCGGGCATCGTGCCCAACACAATTACCTATGGCTACTATAATAAG GCTGTGTTGGAAAGCAAGTGGCCTTCTGGCACACCAGGTGGGCGCCTGCGTTGGGCCAAGCTCCGGAATGTCGTCCTGGGGGCTGCTCAGTTCCGCCAGCCCTTGAGAGAacagcggcagcagcagcagcggcagcagcagcagccaccaaTTCCAGTGGCAGGCAGCTCCCAGACAG AGCCCCATCTGGagcgcccctcccccacccgcCCCCTACACCGTCAGACTACTTGGGCTGGGCGCAGTCTGCGGGACCCGGCCTCACCTATGGGGCGCTTGGTAAAGAGTGGCAGCCTAGGCAGTGCCCGAGGGGCACAGCCCACTGTGGAGGCCAGCGTGGCCCACA TGATCGAGGCCTTGGGGGTTCTGGAACCCCCAGGATCACCTGTGCCCTGGCACGATGGAAGCCTCTCAGACCTGAGCCTGACAGGGGAGGAGCCAGCACCTGGAGGCAGTCCAGGGGACTCAGGCTCAGCCCTGAGTGCCCAGTCCACTGAGACTCTGGAAGGGCTAAGTGGGCGGGTGCCCAAGGCTGGTGGGCGTCAGGATGAGGCAGGCACTCCCCGACGAGGGCTGGGTGCCCGCCTTCAACAGCTGCTTACTCCTTCCCGCCGCTCCCCTGCCTCCCGAGTTCCCCCACCTGAGCTGCCTCCCGACCTGCCTCCCCCAGCCCGCCGCAGCCCCATGGACAGTCTCCTGCGCCCCCGGGAACGCCCTGGATCCACTGCTTCTGAG AGCTCGGCCTCTCTGGGCAGTGAGTGGGACCTCTCAGAATCTTCTCTCAGCAGCCTGAGCCTTTGCCGTTCCTCAGAGCGCCTCAGCGATACTCCTGGATCCTTCCAGCCACCTTCCCTGGAA ATTCTGCTATCCAGCTGCTCCCTATGCCGTGCTTGTGATTCATTGGTGTATGACGAGGAGATCATGGCTGGCTGGGCACCTGATGACTCCAACCTCAACACAACTTGCCCCTTCTGCGCCTGCCCCTTTGTGCCCCTGCTCAGTGTCCAGACCCTTGATTCCCGACCCAG TGCCCCCAGCCCCAAGCTGGCCCCTGCTGGTGCGAATGGCAGCAAAGATGCCCCTGTCCCGGGGGGTCCTGGCCCTGTGCTCAGTGACCGAAGGTTCTGTCTTGCCCTGGATGAGCCTCAGCTCTGCAATGGGCATGTGGAA GGTGCTTCCCGGCGGGTCGAGGGGGGTGAATGGGCGTACCTGAGCCCCCTGGTGCTGCGTAAGGAGCTGGAGTCACTGGTAGAGAATGAGGGCAGTGAGGTGCTGGCCTTGCCTGAGTTGCCTGCTGCCCACCCCATCATCTTCTGGAACCTTCTGTGGTATTTCCAGCGGCTGCGCCTGCCAAGTATTCTGCCAGGCTTGGTGCTGGCCTCCCGTGATGGGGCCTCACCCCCCCAG GCCCCATCTCCTTGGCTAACCTCTGACCCAGCCTCTGTGCAGGTACGGCTGCTGTGGGATGTCTTGACGCCGGACCCCAATAGCTGCCCACCTCTCTATGCGCTCTGGAGGGTCCATA GCCAGATCCCCCAGCGGGTGGTATGGCCAGGCCCAGCACCTGCATCTCTGAGCCTGGCATTGCTGGAATCCGTGCTGCGCCATGTCGGACTCCACGAGGTGCACAAGGCTGTGGGGCTCCTACTGGACACACTAGGGCCTCCGCCCACTGGCCTGCACCTGCAGAG AGGCATCTACCGTGAGATCTTATTCCTGACAATGGCTGCTCTGGGCAAGGACCGTGTGGACATAG TGGCCTTCGACAAGAAGTACAAGTCCGCCTTTAACAAGCTGGCCAGCAGCATGGGCAAGGAGGAGCTGAGGCAGCGGCGGGCACAGATGCCCACCCCTAAGGCCATTGACTGCCGCAAATGTTTTGGAGCACCTCTGGAATGCTAG
- the DENND4B gene encoding DENN domain-containing protein 4B isoform X1, translating into MEAGRRGEQEGHLGYLGNTLPCFISPPLPTLTIPDAVSEGGAMAEERPPRLVDYFVVAGLAGDGAPIPEETWVPEPSGPLRPPRPAEPITDVAVIARALGEEVPQGYTCIQTSAGGHPLELSAGLLGGTQPAICYRRGRDKPPLVELGVLYEGKERPKPGFQVLDTTPYSHSANLAPPGPGHPRTYLTYRRAAEGAGLHALGITDLCLVLPSKGEGTPHTYCCLPRNLNPGMWGPAVYLCYKVGLAKANTLVYEAELLGRYPEEDNETFPLPESVPIFCLPMGATVECWPAQTKYPVPIFSTFVLTGAAGDKVYGAALQFYEAFPRARLSERQAQALGLLSAVERGRALGGRAVRSRRAIAVLSRWPAFPAFRAFLTFLYRYSVSGPHRLPLEAHISHFIHNVPFPSPQRPRILVQMSPYDNLLLCQPVSSPLPLSGASFLQLLQSLGPELAVTLLLAVLTEHKLLVHSLRPDLLTSVCEALVSMTFPLHWQCPYIPLCPLVLADVLSAPVPFIVGIHSSYFDLHNPPTDVICVDLDTNALFQTEEKKSLSPRTLPRRPYKVLLTTLTNLYQQLDQTYTGPEEEASLEFLLTDYEAVCGRRARLEREVQGAFLRFMACLLKGYRDFLRPLTQAPSEGSRDVDNLFFLQGFLKSRERSSHKLYSQLLHTQMFSQFIEECSFGSARHAALEFFDSCVDKVHPEQEKPELTSLVELEELSGSELTVFITPPEEPLVSEGSESTLLYCYDGFPELRAELFESPQEQTGALPVPGPSRSAPSSPAPRRTKQEMKVAQLMAQKSAAMPELWGRCLLGHCYGLWFLCLPAYVRSAPSRVRALHTAYHVLRQMENRKVVLPDEVCYRVLMQLCSHYGQPVLSVRVMLEMRRAGIVPNTITYGYYNKAVLESKWPSGTPGGRLRWAKLRNVVLGAAQFRQPLREQRQQQQRQQQQPPIPVAGSSQTEPHLERPSPTRPLHRQTTWAGRSLRDPASPMGRLVKSGSLGSARGAQPTVEASVAHMIEALGVLEPPGSPVPWHDGSLSDLSLTGEEPAPGGSPGDSGSALSAQSTETLEGLSGRVPKAGGRQDEAGTPRRGLGARLQQLLTPSRRSPASRVPPPELPPDLPPPARRSPMDSLLRPRERPGSTASESSASLGSEWDLSESSLSSLSLCRSSERLSDTPGSFQPPSLEILLSSCSLCRACDSLVYDEEIMAGWAPDDSNLNTTCPFCACPFVPLLSVQTLDSRPSAPSPKLAPAGANGSKDAPVPGGPGPVLSDRRFCLALDEPQLCNGHVEGASRRVEGGEWAYLSPLVLRKELESLVENEGSEVLALPELPAAHPIIFWNLLWYFQRLRLPSILPGLVLASRDGASPPQAPSPWLTSDPASVQVRLLWDVLTPDPNSCPPLYALWRVHSQIPQRVVWPGPAPASLSLALLESVLRHVGLHEVHKAVGLLLDTLGPPPTGLHLQRGIYREILFLTMAALGKDRVDIVAFDKKYKSAFNKLASSMGKEELRQRRAQMPTPKAIDCRKCFGAPLEC; encoded by the exons ATGGAGGCAG GAAGAAGAGGGGAGCAAGAGGGACATCTTGGTTACCTTGGCAACACCCTTCCTTGCTTcatctctccccctctccccaccctgacCATTCCAGATGCAGTGAGTGAGGGGGGGGCCATGGCGGAGGAGCGCCCCCCCCGACTGGTGGATTACTTCGTGGTAGCTGGGCTTGCAGGGGACGGAGCACCCATCCCTGAGGAAACATGGGTTCCTGAACCCAGTGGGCCCCTGCGCCCTCCCCGGCCAGCTGAACCCATCACAGATGTGGCCGTCATCGCTAGGGCACTGGGCGAGGAGGTGCCCCAGGGCTACACATGCATCCAGACTTCTGCTGGGGGTCACCCTTTGGAACTCAGTGCTGGGCTCCTGGGTGGAACTCAACCCGCCATCTGCTACCGCAGGGGCCGTGACAAGCCCCCCCTCGTTGAGCTGGG GGTGTTGTATGAGGGGAAGGAACGGCCCAAGCCTGGTTTCCAAGTGCTAGACACTACACCCTACAGCCATTCAGCCAACCTGGCCCCTCCAGGCCCTGGGCACCCCCGCACCTACCTCACTTACCGACGGGCAGCGGAGGGGGCAGGACTGCATGCCCTGGGCATCACTGACCTCTGCTTGGTCCTGCCCAGCAAGGGCGAGGGCACGCCTCACACTTACTGCTGCCTGCCCCGCAACCTCAACCCTGGCATG TGGGGCCCAGCAGTGTACCTGTGCTACAAGGTGGGCCTGGCCAAGGCCAACACACTGGTGTATGAAGCAG AGCTGCTGGGCCGCTACCCGGAGGAGGACAATGAGACGTTCCCACTGCCTGAGTCAGTGCCCATCTTCTGCTTGCCCATGGGAGCTACTGTCGAGTGCTGGCCTGCCCAGACCAAGTACCCTGTGCCCATCTTCTCCACCTTTGTGCTCACGGGTGCAGCTGGTGATAAG GTCTACGGTGCCGCCCTGCAATTCTACGAGGCGTTCCCGAGGGCCAGGCTGTCGGAGCGGCAAGCACAGGCCCTGGGCCTGCTGAGTGCCGTGGAGCGGGGCCGGGCACTGGGGGGCCGTGCAGTGCGCAGCCGCCGCGCCATTGCTGTGCTGTCCCGCTGGCCTGCCTTCCCTGCCTTCCGCGCCTTCCTCACCTTCCTTTACCGCTACTCTGTCTCAGGTCCCCATCGCCTGCCCTTGGAAGC gcacatctcccacttcattcacaacgtccccttcccttccccacagAGACCCCGCATCCTAGTGCAG ATGTCTCCCTATGACAACCTACTCCTTTGTCAACCTGTGTCCTCACCCTTGCCCCTCAG TGGCGCCAGCTTCCTGCAGCTGCTGCAGAGCCTGGGCCCTGAGCTGGCTGTCACACTGCTGCTGGCTGTGCTCACAGAGCACAAACTACTAGTCCACTCGCTGCGGCCAGATCTGCTCACCAGCGTCTGCGAGGCCCTTGTCTCT ATGACCTTCCCGCTGCACTGGCAGTGCCCCTACATTCCGCTGTGCCCGCTGGTGCTGGCCGATGTGCTGAGCGCCCCTGTGCCCTTCATAGTGGGCATCCACTCCAGCTACTTCGATCTGCACAACCCGCCTACTGACGTCATCTGTGTTGATCTGGATACCAATGCACTCTTCCA AACTGAGGAAAAGAAGTCCCTCTCCCCTCGGACCCTGCCCCGCAGACCCTACAAGGTTCTGCTGACCACGCTGACAAACCTGTACCAGCAGCTGGACCAGA CATACACTGGACCTGAGGAGGAGGCCTCCCTGGAATTCCTGCTGACAGACTATGAGGCAGTGTGTGGCCGCCGGGCCCGGCTGGAGCGCGAAGTACAGGGCGCCTTCCTCCGCTTCATGGCCTGTCTGCTCAAGGGCTACCGGGACTTCCTGCGCCCACTCACCCAGGCCCCCTCTGAAGGGTCTCGCGATGTTGACAACCTCTTTTTCCTGCAGG GCTTCCTCAAATCCCGGGAACGCTCCAGTCACAAGCTGTACTCCCAGCTGCTGCATACGCAGATGTTCTCACAGTTCATTGAAGAATGCTCTTTTGGCTCTGCTCGGCATGCTGCCCTCGAATTCTTCGACTCTTGCGTTGACAAG GTCCACCCAGAGCAGGAGAAGCCTGAACTGACATCCTTGGTGGAGCTGGAGGAGCTGTCGGGAAGTGAGCTCACTGTCTTTATCACACCTCCTGAGGAGCCTCTGGTGTCGGAGGGTAGTGAATCTACTCTCCTGTACTG CTATGATGGGTTCCCGGAGCTACGGGCTGAGCTGTTTGAGTCTCCTCAAGAGCAAACTGGGGCCCTGCCTGTGCCGGGCCCATCCCGTAGTGCCCCCAGCAGTCCTGCCCCTCGTCGTACCAAACAG GAAATGAAGGTTGCACAGCTGATGGCACAGAAGTCAGCTGCCATGCCTGAGCTGTGGGGCCGGTGCCTACTAGGGCACTGTTATGGGCTGTGGTTCCTGTGTCTGCCTGCCTACGTGCGGTCGGCGCCCTCCCGGGTGCGGGCACTACACACAGCCTACCATGTGCTGCGCCAGATGGAGAACCGCAAGGTGGTGCTCCCTGATGAG GTGTGTTACCGTGTGCTGATGCAGCTCTGCTCACACTATGGGCAGCCAGTGCTCTCTGTGCGGGTCATGCTGGAGATGCGGAGGGCGGGCATCGTGCCCAACACAATTACCTATGGCTACTATAATAAG GCTGTGTTGGAAAGCAAGTGGCCTTCTGGCACACCAGGTGGGCGCCTGCGTTGGGCCAAGCTCCGGAATGTCGTCCTGGGGGCTGCTCAGTTCCGCCAGCCCTTGAGAGAacagcggcagcagcagcagcggcagcagcagcagccaccaaTTCCAGTGGCAGGCAGCTCCCAGACAG AGCCCCATCTGGagcgcccctcccccacccgcCCCCTACACCGTCAGACTACTTGGGCTGGGCGCAGTCTGCGGGACCCGGCCTCACCTATGGGGCGCTTGGTAAAGAGTGGCAGCCTAGGCAGTGCCCGAGGGGCACAGCCCACTGTGGAGGCCAGCGTGGCCCACA TGATCGAGGCCTTGGGGGTTCTGGAACCCCCAGGATCACCTGTGCCCTGGCACGATGGAAGCCTCTCAGACCTGAGCCTGACAGGGGAGGAGCCAGCACCTGGAGGCAGTCCAGGGGACTCAGGCTCAGCCCTGAGTGCCCAGTCCACTGAGACTCTGGAAGGGCTAAGTGGGCGGGTGCCCAAGGCTGGTGGGCGTCAGGATGAGGCAGGCACTCCCCGACGAGGGCTGGGTGCCCGCCTTCAACAGCTGCTTACTCCTTCCCGCCGCTCCCCTGCCTCCCGAGTTCCCCCACCTGAGCTGCCTCCCGACCTGCCTCCCCCAGCCCGCCGCAGCCCCATGGACAGTCTCCTGCGCCCCCGGGAACGCCCTGGATCCACTGCTTCTGAG AGCTCGGCCTCTCTGGGCAGTGAGTGGGACCTCTCAGAATCTTCTCTCAGCAGCCTGAGCCTTTGCCGTTCCTCAGAGCGCCTCAGCGATACTCCTGGATCCTTCCAGCCACCTTCCCTGGAA ATTCTGCTATCCAGCTGCTCCCTATGCCGTGCTTGTGATTCATTGGTGTATGACGAGGAGATCATGGCTGGCTGGGCACCTGATGACTCCAACCTCAACACAACTTGCCCCTTCTGCGCCTGCCCCTTTGTGCCCCTGCTCAGTGTCCAGACCCTTGATTCCCGACCCAG TGCCCCCAGCCCCAAGCTGGCCCCTGCTGGTGCGAATGGCAGCAAAGATGCCCCTGTCCCGGGGGGTCCTGGCCCTGTGCTCAGTGACCGAAGGTTCTGTCTTGCCCTGGATGAGCCTCAGCTCTGCAATGGGCATGTGGAA GGTGCTTCCCGGCGGGTCGAGGGGGGTGAATGGGCGTACCTGAGCCCCCTGGTGCTGCGTAAGGAGCTGGAGTCACTGGTAGAGAATGAGGGCAGTGAGGTGCTGGCCTTGCCTGAGTTGCCTGCTGCCCACCCCATCATCTTCTGGAACCTTCTGTGGTATTTCCAGCGGCTGCGCCTGCCAAGTATTCTGCCAGGCTTGGTGCTGGCCTCCCGTGATGGGGCCTCACCCCCCCAG GCCCCATCTCCTTGGCTAACCTCTGACCCAGCCTCTGTGCAGGTACGGCTGCTGTGGGATGTCTTGACGCCGGACCCCAATAGCTGCCCACCTCTCTATGCGCTCTGGAGGGTCCATA GCCAGATCCCCCAGCGGGTGGTATGGCCAGGCCCAGCACCTGCATCTCTGAGCCTGGCATTGCTGGAATCCGTGCTGCGCCATGTCGGACTCCACGAGGTGCACAAGGCTGTGGGGCTCCTACTGGACACACTAGGGCCTCCGCCCACTGGCCTGCACCTGCAGAG AGGCATCTACCGTGAGATCTTATTCCTGACAATGGCTGCTCTGGGCAAGGACCGTGTGGACATAG TGGCCTTCGACAAGAAGTACAAGTCCGCCTTTAACAAGCTGGCCAGCAGCATGGGCAAGGAGGAGCTGAGGCAGCGGCGGGCACAGATGCCCACCCCTAAGGCCATTGACTGCCGCAAATGTTTTGGAGCACCTCTGGAATGCTAG